The following proteins are encoded in a genomic region of Syntrophotaleaceae bacterium:
- a CDS encoding Ada metal-binding domain-containing protein: protein MKQLDEDKCYNALLARDRRFDGLFYTAVLTTGIFCRPICPALTPRRENVRFFPTAESAMAHGFRPCLRCRPEVTPGRPAAEGVHATVRRAVHLIEEGALATGSLEDLAARLGIGARHLRRLFKEHTGVTPQEHAKARRLLRARQLIVDSNLSMSEIAEVAGFGSLRRFNDAMKIAYGHAPTAFRRGLPLAVRAPVPDSPGAAALDLWAPRPDDLVLRLRARPPFDAGYLLSFFSDRAIPGLEQTGPDWYCRGFRLGDAVGLMICRFTRDGLGVDVTLRGSVGGKVLDIGGRVRRLFDLDSDIGAITSVLAEDPLLLPLIEKRPGLRVPGCWDRFELAVRAVLGQQVSVAAARTLAGRLVKLYGEPLPEDLVAGSAVTHLFPAAEVLAGRDLQPIGLTRRRALTLSGIVELFAWPHLQDQAGEALLANLAHIPGIGPWTLNYFALRGLGDPDAFPAADLGLLKASSLGLGPDKARPLEQRSQTWRPWRAYAAQYLWSALIP, encoded by the coding sequence ATGAAACAGCTCGATGAAGACAAATGCTACAACGCCCTGCTGGCCCGCGACCGGCGGTTTGACGGATTGTTCTATACCGCCGTACTGACGACCGGGATTTTCTGCCGCCCGATCTGTCCCGCCCTCACTCCCAGGCGCGAAAATGTGCGGTTTTTTCCCACGGCCGAGTCTGCAATGGCGCACGGCTTTCGTCCCTGCCTGCGTTGCCGGCCGGAAGTCACGCCCGGCAGGCCCGCCGCCGAGGGGGTTCATGCCACCGTGCGTCGCGCGGTGCACCTGATCGAGGAAGGGGCGCTGGCAACCGGCTCCCTGGAGGATCTGGCTGCCCGCCTCGGCATCGGCGCCCGCCATTTGCGCCGGCTCTTCAAGGAACATACCGGCGTCACCCCGCAGGAACACGCCAAAGCGCGCCGGCTGCTGCGCGCGCGGCAACTGATCGTGGACAGCAACCTGTCGATGAGCGAGATCGCCGAGGTGGCCGGTTTCGGCAGCCTGCGCCGGTTCAACGATGCGATGAAGATCGCTTACGGCCATGCCCCGACAGCCTTTCGGCGCGGTTTGCCCCTTGCAGTGCGCGCTCCGGTCCCGGACTCGCCCGGAGCGGCCGCGCTCGACCTATGGGCACCGCGACCCGACGATCTCGTTCTTCGGCTGCGCGCCCGGCCGCCTTTCGATGCCGGCTATCTTCTCTCCTTCTTCAGCGATCGCGCCATTCCCGGGCTGGAACAGACAGGACCCGACTGGTATTGTCGAGGTTTTCGGCTCGGCGATGCCGTGGGGTTGATGATCTGCAGGTTTACCCGGGACGGCCTGGGGGTAGATGTTACCCTGCGCGGCTCCGTCGGTGGCAAGGTACTGGACATCGGCGGACGGGTGCGCCGCCTGTTCGATCTGGATTCCGATATCGGCGCCATTACCTCTGTTTTGGCCGAAGATCCGCTGCTTCTCCCGTTGATTGAAAAACGGCCGGGGTTGCGGGTTCCCGGCTGTTGGGACCGGTTCGAACTTGCGGTACGGGCGGTGCTGGGGCAACAGGTTTCGGTGGCGGCGGCGCGCACCCTGGCCGGGCGCCTGGTCAAGCTTTATGGGGAACCTTTGCCGGAAGACCTTGTGGCCGGTTCCGCTGTCACGCACCTGTTTCCTGCCGCCGAGGTTCTGGCGGGCCGGGATCTGCAGCCGATCGGCCTGACCAGGCGCCGCGCTCTTACCCTTTCCGGAATCGTCGAGCTGTTTGCCTGGCCCCACCTTCAAGATCAAGCGGGAGAAGCGCTTCTCGCTAATCTCGCCCATATTCCTGGAATCGGTCCCTGGACCCTGAATTATTTCGCCCTGCGGGGACTGGGCGATCCGGATGCTTTTCCGGCAGCCGATCTCGGTCTGCTCAAGGCCTCCTCCCTTGGCCTGGGGCCGGACAAGGCGAGGCCGCTGGAACAGCGCTCGCAAACGTGGCGCCCCTGGCGGGCGTATGCCGCCCAGTACCTGTGGTCAGCTCTGATTCCTTGA
- a CDS encoding CARDB domain-containing protein — MKSRNSMSHCVLVTLAVLVAALCTSCTPCVVYTDLCDLIGGVPEAEVVSSNRMVVLEDPGTIAVWHGFSCSESDKRGIEDVLKVEESLELQRYARATVFLNGWRMTYLSSDHHVGGLGTMISNIRMEGSTLKWQAAGALSDKNFDDGYRWCYHYTVVAWNPANLNLVVDQRDGSCESRDPAETNFFITDNAGTTTALSAFSSFLFNPGFASGRTVAVLPRGFGFRWSSDCETDHHLLQLGFNLDHAEAFVENEKNYKKGFREEVTPIENPPLPPTVTHQVDSGFVSWETYAIFKDNAGRRGYGFGEMVSGLGGPDVGVIQPPFAILPIEDKGIIGACLGEGPGEKTEEVTVENVPFEYAIPMLVGWDLHYGCDDEQVTEIGTWLDEFQYEKAAGDPTGTLRYKVSSILKDKDGSPGHAFSHKVAILGIKPIASAVAPDLVPFSPLGTDPLAFCRLEDSGTLLRVTVRNQGNGDAAASRTTVLFRGGPVTLDTPPVPAGASVDLLFNVPSNCFSPDCSFTIRVDSDNQVDEFTNEGNNSANGGCLG, encoded by the coding sequence ATGAAAAGCCGAAATTCCATGTCCCACTGCGTATTGGTGACTCTCGCCGTCCTTGTGGCTGCCCTTTGCACATCCTGCACCCCCTGTGTCGTCTACACCGATTTGTGCGATCTTATCGGCGGGGTGCCGGAGGCCGAGGTGGTCAGCTCGAACCGGATGGTGGTGCTGGAGGATCCCGGCACCATCGCCGTCTGGCACGGATTCAGCTGCTCGGAGTCCGACAAAAGGGGTATCGAAGACGTGCTGAAGGTCGAAGAGAGCCTCGAGCTTCAGCGCTATGCCCGGGCGACCGTGTTTCTCAACGGCTGGCGCATGACATACCTCAGCTCCGACCACCATGTCGGGGGCCTCGGAACCATGATCAGCAATATCCGGATGGAGGGCAGTACCCTGAAGTGGCAGGCAGCGGGGGCGCTCTCGGACAAGAATTTCGATGACGGCTACCGCTGGTGCTATCACTATACGGTGGTGGCCTGGAACCCCGCGAACCTGAATCTCGTCGTCGATCAGCGGGATGGAAGCTGCGAGTCGCGGGATCCCGCGGAGACGAACTTCTTCATTACCGACAACGCGGGTACGACGACGGCCCTGTCCGCTTTTTCCTCCTTCCTCTTCAATCCGGGTTTTGCTTCCGGCAGGACGGTGGCGGTTCTCCCCCGGGGATTCGGGTTTCGCTGGAGTTCCGATTGCGAGACGGATCACCATCTGCTCCAGCTCGGTTTCAACCTGGATCACGCCGAAGCTTTTGTCGAAAACGAGAAAAATTATAAGAAAGGGTTTCGCGAGGAGGTGACGCCGATCGAGAATCCCCCGCTGCCTCCGACAGTGACTCATCAGGTCGATTCCGGCTTCGTCAGCTGGGAAACCTACGCTATTTTCAAAGACAACGCCGGTCGCAGGGGCTACGGTTTCGGGGAGATGGTTTCTGGCCTCGGCGGCCCGGATGTCGGAGTGATCCAGCCGCCCTTCGCCATCCTGCCGATCGAGGACAAAGGGATCATCGGAGCCTGCCTCGGCGAGGGGCCCGGTGAGAAGACGGAAGAGGTTACCGTCGAGAATGTTCCCTTCGAATACGCCATTCCCATGCTGGTCGGGTGGGACCTGCACTACGGATGCGACGACGAGCAGGTGACCGAGATCGGAACCTGGCTGGATGAATTCCAGTACGAAAAGGCCGCGGGGGATCCGACCGGAACCCTGCGCTACAAGGTTTCCTCCATCCTGAAGGACAAGGACGGCAGCCCGGGCCATGCTTTCTCCCACAAGGTCGCGATTCTCGGGATCAAACCGATTGCTTCCGCAGTGGCGCCTGACCTCGTTCCCTTCAGCCCGCTCGGAACCGACCCCCTGGCTTTCTGCCGGCTGGAGGATTCGGGGACACTGCTGAGGGTCACGGTCAGAAACCAGGGGAACGGGGACGCGGCCGCCTCCCGAACGACGGTGTTGTTCCGCGGCGGCCCTGTCACCCTCGACACGCCCCCTGTTCCCGCCGGAGCTTCGGTGGATTTGCTGTTCAACGTCCCGTCGAACTGCTTCAGCCCCGATTGCTCGTTCACTATCAGAGTCGATTCGGACAATCAGGTCGATGAGTTCACCAACGAGGGAAACAACAGTGCAAACGGGGGGTGCCTGGGATAG
- a CDS encoding ATP-dependent DNA helicase — protein sequence MSLPLPQKYQIAVRALCEFTAKAGDLDLRFTPSPSAQEGIIGHKVVAARRSEDYRRELPLSGEYKGLLVRGRADGYDPAANRLEEIKTYRGDLSLLPENHRRLHWAQAKIYGWLLCQSSGLFEVNLALIYFDIASQRETRLSEKYQAEDLRRFFEEQCEGFLDWAEREQAHRLQRDTALGALRFPYPSFRTGQRPLAEAVFRTVVAGRCLLAEAPTGIGKTIGTLFPMLEAMPEHRLDKIFYLAAKTPGRQLALDAAQLIRESAPDLNLRVLELVARDKACEHPDLACHGESCPLAHGFYDRLPDARLAALEEGRLDRVRLRAVALEHALCPYYLAQELARWSDVIVGDYNYYFDLTAMLYTLASVNQWRIGLLVDEAHNLVERARRIYTAELDQATLRTVRRSSPPELKKTLDRIQRCWNEAYKEQQEEYRVYETTPAKLLGALQKFIAAITDYLDQNAFDLDSGLRDFYFDAMHFCRMAELLDAHSLFDIRVSPGGGQRRNGTLCIRNLVPAPFLASRFEFAHGTVLFSATLRPGHYFRDLLGLPADTARIDVESPFTADQLSVNIVDRISTRFRDRDASLAPIVDLMAQQFDAQPGNYLAFFSSFEYLAQVADLLEARHPGIPAWRQARFMVEKEREDFLARFTPESRGIGFAVLGGAFGEGIDLPGERLIGAFIATLGLPQVNPVNEQIRGRMGKLFGAGYDYAYLYPGLQKVVQAAGRVIRNQQDQGVIFLIDDRFARPEVFRLFPIWWNVEPSAGC from the coding sequence ATGAGTTTACCTCTACCACAGAAATACCAGATAGCGGTCCGCGCCTTGTGTGAATTCACAGCCAAGGCCGGCGACCTTGATCTGCGTTTTACCCCCTCGCCTTCGGCTCAGGAAGGGATCATTGGACATAAAGTGGTGGCTGCGCGGCGGAGCGAGGACTACAGGAGGGAGCTGCCGCTGAGTGGAGAGTACAAGGGGCTGCTGGTCCGGGGGCGGGCCGACGGCTACGATCCCGCAGCGAACCGGCTGGAAGAGATAAAGACCTATCGGGGCGATCTGAGCCTCCTGCCGGAGAACCACCGCCGGCTGCACTGGGCGCAGGCCAAGATCTACGGCTGGCTGCTCTGCCAGTCCTCAGGTCTGTTTGAAGTCAACCTGGCGCTGATCTATTTCGACATCGCCAGCCAGCGGGAAACCAGGCTCAGCGAAAAGTACCAGGCAGAAGATCTGCGTCGGTTCTTCGAGGAGCAGTGCGAGGGTTTTCTTGACTGGGCCGAGCGGGAGCAGGCCCACCGCCTGCAGCGGGACACGGCCTTGGGGGCGCTGCGCTTCCCCTATCCGTCCTTCCGCACCGGTCAGCGTCCGCTGGCGGAAGCGGTTTTCCGGACAGTCGTCGCCGGCCGCTGCCTGCTGGCGGAAGCTCCCACCGGGATCGGCAAGACCATCGGCACCCTGTTTCCGATGCTCGAGGCGATGCCGGAGCACCGGCTGGACAAGATTTTCTACCTTGCGGCCAAAACCCCCGGCCGCCAACTGGCCCTGGATGCGGCGCAGCTGATCCGGGAAAGCGCGCCCGATTTGAACTTGAGGGTTCTGGAACTTGTTGCCCGGGACAAGGCCTGCGAACACCCGGATCTCGCCTGCCACGGTGAATCCTGCCCCCTGGCCCACGGTTTCTACGATCGGCTGCCCGATGCGCGCCTGGCCGCCCTGGAGGAAGGCCGCCTCGACCGGGTTAGGCTGCGGGCCGTGGCGCTGGAGCACGCTCTCTGCCCCTATTACCTGGCCCAGGAGCTTGCACGCTGGTCCGACGTCATCGTCGGAGACTACAACTACTACTTCGACCTTACCGCTATGCTTTATACCCTGGCCTCGGTGAATCAGTGGCGGATCGGCCTGCTGGTCGACGAAGCTCACAACCTGGTGGAGCGGGCCCGCAGAATATATACCGCCGAGCTGGACCAGGCGACCCTTCGGACGGTGAGACGATCGTCTCCCCCCGAACTCAAGAAAACTCTGGATCGGATCCAGCGCTGCTGGAACGAGGCGTACAAGGAGCAGCAGGAGGAGTACCGGGTTTACGAAACGACTCCCGCAAAGCTGCTGGGCGCGCTGCAGAAATTTATCGCTGCCATAACTGACTATCTTGACCAGAATGCCTTCGATCTCGACAGCGGGCTGCGGGATTTCTACTTTGACGCGATGCATTTCTGCCGTATGGCCGAGCTGCTGGACGCGCATTCCCTTTTCGACATCCGGGTATCGCCCGGCGGCGGACAACGCCGGAACGGGACCCTCTGCATCCGCAACCTGGTTCCCGCCCCCTTCCTGGCCTCCCGTTTCGAGTTCGCCCACGGGACCGTCCTTTTTTCCGCAACCTTGCGGCCGGGTCACTACTTCCGCGATCTGCTCGGACTGCCCGCCGATACCGCCCGCATCGACGTTGAATCGCCCTTCACCGCCGACCAGCTGTCGGTGAATATCGTCGACCGGATTTCGACCCGTTTCCGGGATCGCGACGCCTCTCTGGCACCGATCGTCGATCTGATGGCCCAACAGTTCGACGCCCAGCCCGGTAACTACCTGGCCTTCTTCAGCAGTTTCGAGTATCTGGCCCAGGTGGCGGATCTGCTCGAAGCCCGTCATCCCGGCATCCCGGCCTGGCGGCAGGCACGCTTCATGGTGGAGAAAGAACGGGAGGATTTCCTCGCCCGCTTTACCCCTGAAAGCCGGGGCATCGGATTCGCCGTGCTGGGAGGCGCCTTCGGCGAAGGGATTGACCTGCCCGGCGAGCGCCTGATCGGGGCTTTCATCGCCACGCTTGGGCTGCCGCAGGTGAATCCGGTCAACGAGCAGATCCGGGGGCGGATGGGAAAGCTGTTCGGCGCCGGTTATGATTACGCCTATCTCTATCCCGGTCTGCAAAAGGTGGTGCAGGCCGCCGGCCGGGTGATACGAAACCAGCAGGACCAGGGGGTGATTTTTTTAATCGATGACCGCTTTGCCCGTCCGGAAGTATTTCGGTTATTTCCGATTTGGTGGAACGTGGAACCTTCAGCAGGCTGCTGA
- a CDS encoding ACT domain-containing protein — protein MTVQQISIFIENRPGRLAQATSVLGGAGVNIRALSLADTSDFGILRLIVDQTDLAKDVLNKEGFTVEKTEVVAVQVPDRPLGLAHILQQLDEAQIVVEYLYAFVERCGDNAVIIFRFDDTAQAVAALLERGIKVLPAQAVYAL, from the coding sequence ATGACTGTGCAGCAGATTTCCATTTTCATCGAAAACCGGCCCGGCCGGCTGGCCCAGGCGACTTCGGTGCTGGGCGGCGCCGGTGTCAACATCCGTGCCCTGTCCCTTGCCGACACCTCGGATTTCGGTATTCTGCGCCTGATCGTCGACCAGACCGATCTCGCCAAGGACGTGCTGAACAAGGAAGGTTTCACCGTCGAAAAGACCGAAGTCGTCGCCGTCCAGGTCCCCGACCGGCCGCTTGGACTCGCCCATATCCTGCAGCAGTTGGACGAGGCGCAGATCGTCGTCGAATATCTCTATGCCTTTGTCGAGCGCTGCGGGGACAATGCTGTCATCATCTTCCGCTTCGACGACACGGCCCAGGCCGTCGCCGCTCTGTTGGAACGGGGGATCAAAGTTCTACCGGCTCAGGCGGTCTATGCCCTTTAG